CTTAATTGAATATAAGCCTGCTCCAGAACCTTTTCAACCGCTTCATTACTGCTGGCTGTAAAACCGAATTTTAGTGGCAGCATTCCACCGCTGCCGATCTTTTCAAAGAGGAACGAATTGACCTGTTGATACTTTAGCAGATATGCCTTGTAACTTTCTTGTTGTTGTTCGGTTATTCCTTCAAGCGGCAAATCAGGAACGAGTTGGTCAATATCGATGGCGCTCACAACTGCGGCAATATCCCGGTAACAGACAACTTCAAGAGGTGCCGCATTAATTCCGCCCGCCTGGTATTGAGCCAAGTCCGGCATTTCTGAGCGATTATCGATTGTCGCATAAATAAAGCGCTTTAATTCCATACCTGTTACCTCACAACTAACGGATAAAAAATGCAATTATTCACGGCGGTTTTACCGCCATGCCCTAACCATTATAATTCCATGACCAAGCTCAGGAAATCCGATAAGCTTGCCTCCATTTTTGGAGCATGATGCGCTTGGGGCGAAACACTGTCAAACCGGGATTGGTTCAGATGACAAAATTGCCTTGATTTAAATGAGTTTGATAAAGTGCAACCTGTCTTGCTTTTGGTCGATACCAATATTGCAAAGAAATTTTCTGTCACGGAAATACTGGTATTATAGGGATTTATAGCCAACTAAAGCTCCAGATTTCTGTTCCTGAAATTGATCAATATCTCAAGGAGAAAAGATGAATAACCTAAATTATGATAGCAATTCAGAGACCGATAGACTCATTGTCGTCGCGACTCATCTTGGTGGTATTTTTTTTGGATTTTTACCATCGTTATTGGTCTATCTGGTCAAAAATGATGGCTGGATCAAAGAGAATGCAAAAAACGCACTCAACTGGCAACTAACAACACTTATTTATTACGGCATTAGCTGGATTCTGGTAGTGGTACTTATCGGACTATTTTTACCCTGGCTAATAGTGGTTTTAAATATGGTTTTTTGCTTGGTTGCGGCAGTTCGTTCGAGCAAAGGCGAGGCATATAGATACCCGCTGACCATTGAATTTATTAAATTTTGATGCTTAGCTGGTGCACCGGCAGGTGTCTGCATTGGTTGCAGAGTAGCGAACCTCGTTATATTTTTAAAACGGACTTAAATCAATGAAAATACCTACTCCCGACGAGCGCCATGCCCTATTGATTGCAAGACGCAATAAAAAAATGGCTCGTTCGCCTCATGCCTATATGCGTGGTAATACTGCCCAGTATTACGAATGGCTGCACAGTCAACGTGGTCATTCCTTGCCACATGGACCGGCTATTTGGATTTGTGGTGATTGCCATCTTGGTAATATTGGTCCGCTAGCCGATATTCATGGCAAGGTCGATGTACAAATACGCGACTTTGATCAGACGGTTATTGGTAATCCGGCACATGACCTTTTAAGGCTTGCCCTGTCATTGGCAACAGCAGCCCAAGGCTCAAACCTGCCAGGAGTAGTTACAGCACATATGCTTGAGCACATGATGGAAGGTTATGAACAAGCCCTCGGCACAGATGAGGAGCGAGTCTTTATCAAAAAACCTGATTTGGTAAAAATAGTTATGCGTGGCGCGGTCAAGCGCACTTGGAAAAAGCTTGCCAAGGAACGCACGGTCAATACACAATCAGAAATTCTGCAAGGGAAAAAATTCTGGCCACTATCCAAAGCCGAGAAAAATGGCATCAGGCAATTATTTGAAACCCCAAAAATATTAGCGTTGGTCACTAAATTAAAGTCGCGCGACAGTGATGCCAAGATTGAGGTATTGGATGCGGCTTACTGGGTAAAAGGTTGTAGCTCATTGGGCTTGATGCGCTATGCAGTTTTGGTCAGTGTTGATAGGGATGACTATTGCCTTATCGATATTAAAGAAGCCGTACATTCAGCCGCTCCGCGTTATCAACATGTCAGCATGCCTCGCCATAATGCAGTGCGTGTCGTTGAAGGAGTGAGTCAAATGTCGCCTGCTTTGGGTGAGCGTATCATTGCCCAACGTTTCCTGGATCATGGCGTATTTATTCGCGAACTGTTACCACAAGATCTTAAGCTCGATCTTGATCAAATGAGTATAAATGAAGCTATTTGTATGGCAAATTATCTTGCCTATGTTGTTGGTTGTGCACATGCCAGGCAAATGGATGACATTACCCGCAAAAGCTGGCGCCGTGAACTGAAGCTCAATCAAGGAAAGTCACGCAACACGCCGACCTGGTTATGGAAAAGTGTTGTGCAGTTAATGGCTAGTCACGAAGCCGGTTATTTGGATCATTGCCATAAATATGCTTTACCCTTGGATGATTGATAAATTCAGCTGCAGGCACTATAAAACCTGAGTTGTCATTTTGGGTTATGTTAGGTAACATAATTTACCTGCAAGCAAAATAATTTTATCTGCTGTTGTGCACAGGACTCACCGCACAAGTTACAGAAAATTTTCGATTATTTAAGATAATTTTTTATGGAAAACACCTTCAAAAATAATTTTTTCATTCATTTACTGCATTGTCAAAATAGTTACATGGCCAGCTACATGGCTATTTTATAGCTGTGAAGACAAATAAAAATCCTGTGCTACTTGGGCATATTTTTCCTGGATATCACCTAAATAATTGATCCAGATAAAACTAAAGAGACTATAAATTAGCTGTGACGACTTTATTCCCGATTCCTGAAAATCATCCGCAACGCTTTGTTCTTCACAATGAAGTTCACGCCAGAGCGCCTTTTATGCTCAATTTACCGGTTAGAGCCAGTCATCTTGCGTTATTACTGTCCAGTGATGAAAAGTTGCAGGAACGTCAGCACTTGATCATGCTCTGTGAAAGATTTGGTGTGGCTCCGCCCGAAAAAGAAGTGGATCATTTTAGTGCCAGCTTTAATTCTTTTCAGATACGCTGGGAACAACACGGCGAGTTTAGTACTTACAGTTTTTATGTACATGATACCCCTAAAGATCCTTTTATGGATTCTGCCTTAAAAAAAGTGCCAGTGGATTGGTTAGCGGCACTAACCGGACAAGTTATTGTTGCAGCACATGCAACCATTGTCTGTGCCGACGATATTAATTATGAAGAAAGTACGGATTTAGGTGCACTCTCGGTTTACTTTGCCGGAAACTCTATTATAGGCTCTAAAGTAACCGGTGAGGCAGCCTCAGTGTTTACAGATTTCCGGATACATATTGATGGATTTAGTCGTTTTTTAGTTATTAATAACGACTTAAGAGCCGAGCAGGCAGGACGCTTATTACAACGGTTATTTGAAATTGAAGTCTATCGGGTGATGGCATTACTGGCTTTTCCTATCGCTCGCAAACTTTATCCGGCCTTAAATAAGGCCGATCGCCAACTGTATACCATTACCAACGCAATGACCCTGCCTGATAATAATGATGCTGAATTATTGGATGAGTTAACCACTTTGGCTGCTGAAGTTGAAAACTATATATCCGGTAATCATTTTCGCTTTGCCGCTGCCAGCGCCTATTATCAATTAGTGGAACATCGCATTAATGATTTACGTGAGGTTAGAATTCAAGGTATTCAGACTTTGGGTGAATTTACCAAACGGCGACTGGAGCCGGCGATTAATACTTGCGAATCTGTTTCGCACCGTTTTACCCTGTTATCAGAACGTGTCAGTAACGCCAGCCAATTATTGCGAACAAAAGTTGATATTGTTATCGAGCGACAAAATCAGGGCTTACTCACGTCTATGGCTTTACGTGCAAAAATGCAATTGCGCATGCAGCAAATGGTTGAAGGTATATCGATAGTTGCCATTACTTACTATCTGGCCGGCCTGATTGGTAAAATAGCCGAAGCACTCAATATTCTTGGCTGGAAAGTCAACCCAGAGCTTATTGAAGGTATTTCTGTACCCTTTATTTTGATTGTTATTGGCATTAGCACTAAACGTATCCATAAAATTATTGCCAATACCACTGAATAATCCGCTTACAGGTTATCAACTTAACAAATTGATAATTGCCTTGGCAGTACCTGCTTTTGTTAACAATAAAAAACGCTTTTTCTTACAATACAGGAAGTGTCAGGGCAAAAACAAAAGCAATTATCACAAAAACAGTAAATAGTGCCTTTTTAGACAGTCCTGCTTTTATCCTATTGAATTCGTTCAGTAACTCTTGCTTTTTATCATCTGCAGCCAGTATCCGTTTGCAATAGCCACGAAACGAGTGCCTTTCTTCATTGGCTTCTTCTTCGGCAATAAGCTCTGCTATTGTCGGGTAAAAACTTCCGCATTCAGGACACCGAATATCAAAGCTCTCACGTTTATAGCCACACGCTAGACATTTATGCATTTCGTACTCCTAAAAATAAATTTCATAAAACCAAGGTGTGCATAGCAGACCCTAAAGGTAAGATAAAACTTATCATGATAAACATATACCCATTAGCGGGTTAACATACCATTATCGTCATTAAAAATCAGATCCTGTTGAAAAATATTTTTCGCAAAAAAAAATTTAATGTAGCGCTATGAGTTAAAAACTTATCAATAGCAATAGCATTATTTAAAGGATAGGGATTCATTTTTATCTCTATTAAAATAATTTGCTATCATGGTATCTGTTTTGCTAACTCTTACACTTCACATACAATCATTGTAGATACGGGTTTGGTAATATTGGTCAAGGCTCAATACCATTAATTTAAGAAAACAGACTACTTCTCTCAGGGAAGATAATCGGCATTAGAAAATTTAAAAATATCTCGCGTTTTACTTTATACCTTGTCTGCAGTTCAGTCTGAAAGTTAGGCATTTTAAATAATTTATAAGGAGTTCGTTATGCTGGAACAATACCGCAAACATGTTGAAGAACGCGCCACTGAAGGCGTTGTAGCCAAGCCGCTTGATGCAGAACAAATGGCTGCTTTGGTTGAGCTGATTAAAAATCCACCAGAAGGCGAAGAAGAGTTTATTTTAAATCTGTTGGCTAATCGGGTTCCTGCGGGTGTTGATGAAGCCGCTTATATTAAAGCAGGCTTTCTGGCGGCAATTGCCAAAGGTGAAGTTAGCTCACCTATTTTAACGGCTGCCGATGCAACAGAATTATTGGGTACCATGCTCGGTGGTTATAATATTACGCCTTTAATAGACTTGCTGGATGACCCTGAACTGGGAGCCATCGCCGTTAAAGGCTTGTCTCACACTTTACTAATATTTGATGCCTTTCATGATGTCCAGGAAAAAGCCGATGCAGGCAATGATTTTGCCAAGCAAGTCATTCAATCCTGGGCAGATGCACAATGGTTTACCAGCAAACCACGCGTACCCGAAAAAATGACAGTGACGGTTTTTAAAGTTACCGGTGAAACCAATACTGACGATTTATCGCCGGCCCCTGATGCCTGGTCAAGACCTGATATTCCTCTCCATGCCAAAGCCATGCTAAAAATGCCGAGAGAAGGTATTAATAATGCGGAGCTTCAAATCGAAGTATTGCATGAGAAAGGCTTTCCAGTGGCTTATGTAGGCGATGTAGTGGGCACAGGATCATCGCGCAAATCAGCAACTAATTCGGTATTATGGTACATCGGTAATGATATTCCTTTTATTCCCAATAAACGCGATGGTGGTGTTTGTATCGGTAATAAAATCGCTCCCATTTTCTTCAATACCATGGAAGATTCAGGCGCCTTACCCTTTGAATGTGATGTTACCAGTATGTCCATGGGCGATGTTATCGATATTTATGTCTATGAGGGCGTTATTAAACGTCATGATAGCGATGAAGTTATTTGTACCTTTGCCTTAAAAACCGATGTTATTCTCGATGAGGTTCGTGCCGGAGGACGTATTCCGTTAATTATCGGACGCGGCTTGACTGACCGTGCCCGAAAAGCCTTAGGATTAGAAACCTCTACCGTATTTCTACGTCCGGTTGACAAAAAAGACAGTGGTAAAGGTTACACCTTAGCCCAGAAAATAGTGGGTAAAGCTTGTGGTGTACCTGGCGTTCGTCCGCATACTTACTGTGAACCACGCATGACCACGGTGGGCTCACAGGATACAACCGGCCCGATGACCCGCGATGAATTGAAGGATCTGGCCTGTTTGGGCTTTTCAGCGGATCTGGTATTGCAATCGTTTTGTCACACGGCGGCCTATCCCAAGCCGGTTGATGTGGTTATGCAACATACTCTGCCCGACTTTATAATGAATCGTGGCGGCGTGTCGTTGCGTCCTGGCGACGGCATTATTCATTCCTGGTTAAACCGCATGTTATTGCCGGATACCGTCGGTACAGGCGGAGATTCGCATACCCGCTTCCCGATCGGTATTTCTTTTCCTGCCGGTTCAGGTTTAGTCGCTTTCGCAGCGGCTACAGGCGTTATTCCACTAGACATGCCGGAATCAGTACTGGTCCGTTTTAAAGGTGAAATGCAGCCAGGTATTACACTACGTGATATGGTTAATGCCATCCCTTATGCGGCGATACAACGCGGCTTACTGACCATTGATAAAAAAGGTAAGGAAAATGTCTTTTCGGGACGAATTCTGGAAATCGAAGGTTTGCCCAATTTAAAGGTAGAGCAGGCGTTTGAATTATCCGATGCCTCAGCTGAACGCTCGGCGGGTGGCTGTACAATTCGTTTAAGTGAAGCACCGATACGTGAATATCTTAATTCCAATATCGCGCTACTAAAATGGATGATTACTGAAGGTTATGGCGATGTCCGTACCCTTGAACGTCGCATCAAAAGTATGGAAGAATGGCTGGCTAATCCGGTATTACTGGAGCCTGATGCGGATACTGAATACTTTGAAATCATCGAAATTGATATGAGCGAGATCAAGGAACCGCTACTGGCATGCCCTAATGATCCGGATGATGTAAAAACCCTCTCCGCTGTCGCCGGTACCAAAATTGATGAAGTTTTCCTGGGCTCTTGTATGACTAATGTGGGTCATTTTCGTGCTGCCGGTAAGTTACTTGAAAAACATGACGGTGAATTACCAACGCGGTTGTGGGTTGCTCCTCCCACCAAAATGGATCAAACCCAGTTAACCGAAGAAGGTTATTACAGCACTTTTGGTAAAGCCGGCGCCAGAATGGAAATGCCGGGGTGCTCATTATGTATGGGTAATCAAGCACGAGTAGCTGAAAATTCCACCGTGGTGTCTACATCAACACGAAATTTCCCTAATCGCTTGGGGAATGGTGCCAATGTTTATCTGTCATCTGCCGAACTGGCAGCAGTGTGTTCAATTTTGGGAAAAATTCCCACTTTTGAAGAATATATGCACTACGCCGAACAGATCAGCGAAACCGCTGAAGATACTTATCGATATCTTAATTTTAATCAGATGGCTGCTTATCAACAAAAAGCCGAGGTCTAAAAGACTTAAAGGGATAATAAGCTTGAGCTTAACCGTCCAGAAGGATTGACGGTTAAGCCATTCGTGTAAACTTTATTGACCAAAGAAAAGCTTAACCTTTACAACCCTGTTTACTTTCAGAATGGCTCTATAAAATTAATTGCTAACTGAAGATGCTATTAATAAAAATTGAAATATGTTCTATTTCTTCAGTGCAAACTGAGTGAGCCATCACGTAATCATGCCATTCAATATTATATTCCAAGGCATGCAGTGTATTGAATACGGCTTTACTTGATTCTATAGCCACCACTGTATCCAGTATGCCATGCGCCATAAACACCGGCATAGACTTGTTGACTGTTGGCAGTTCGATTTTTAATTTTTCAAGGGTAGGTAAATAAGCCGAAAGTGTAACAACTCCAGCCAGCTTATGTGGAAAATTTAGCCCGGTATGCAACGCAATCACCCCGCCTTGAGAAAATCCAGCCAATAAAATATGCTCTGAAGGAATGCCTTTAGCCATTTCTTGATCAATCAATTGTGTCAGTAGTTTTTCTGATTGGTAAATCCCCGCCAGATCAACTTTTCTCTCCAGTGAAGCTTCCAAAATATCGTACCAGGCACGCATATGCATTCCGCCATTAATGGTAATTGGCTGAATAGGCGCATTGGGGAAAATAAAATGAATATTAGGTGCCGCGTTAACAGATAATTGCGAGGCGACATCTTCAAAATCGTGCCCGTCAGCACCTAATCCATGTAGCCAGATGACAGAGTATTTGTGCGCTGATTCCGGCTGAATTTCTATTGTACTAAGTTCAGAATACATAGGTATTTTTCCATAAAATCTATAAAAT
Above is a window of Methylobacter sp. S3L5C DNA encoding:
- a CDS encoding DUF4870 domain-containing protein gives rise to the protein MNNLNYDSNSETDRLIVVATHLGGIFFGFLPSLLVYLVKNDGWIKENAKNALNWQLTTLIYYGISWILVVVLIGLFLPWLIVVLNMVFCLVAAVRSSKGEAYRYPLTIEFIKF
- a CDS encoding DUF2252 family protein, with amino-acid sequence MKIPTPDERHALLIARRNKKMARSPHAYMRGNTAQYYEWLHSQRGHSLPHGPAIWICGDCHLGNIGPLADIHGKVDVQIRDFDQTVIGNPAHDLLRLALSLATAAQGSNLPGVVTAHMLEHMMEGYEQALGTDEERVFIKKPDLVKIVMRGAVKRTWKKLAKERTVNTQSEILQGKKFWPLSKAEKNGIRQLFETPKILALVTKLKSRDSDAKIEVLDAAYWVKGCSSLGLMRYAVLVSVDRDDYCLIDIKEAVHSAAPRYQHVSMPRHNAVRVVEGVSQMSPALGERIIAQRFLDHGVFIRELLPQDLKLDLDQMSINEAICMANYLAYVVGCAHARQMDDITRKSWRRELKLNQGKSRNTPTWLWKSVVQLMASHEAGYLDHCHKYALPLDD
- a CDS encoding DUF3422 family protein, which encodes MTTLFPIPENHPQRFVLHNEVHARAPFMLNLPVRASHLALLLSSDEKLQERQHLIMLCERFGVAPPEKEVDHFSASFNSFQIRWEQHGEFSTYSFYVHDTPKDPFMDSALKKVPVDWLAALTGQVIVAAHATIVCADDINYEESTDLGALSVYFAGNSIIGSKVTGEAASVFTDFRIHIDGFSRFLVINNDLRAEQAGRLLQRLFEIEVYRVMALLAFPIARKLYPALNKADRQLYTITNAMTLPDNNDAELLDELTTLAAEVENYISGNHFRFAAASAYYQLVEHRINDLREVRIQGIQTLGEFTKRRLEPAINTCESVSHRFTLLSERVSNASQLLRTKVDIVIERQNQGLLTSMALRAKMQLRMQQMVEGISIVAITYYLAGLIGKIAEALNILGWKVNPELIEGISVPFILIVIGISTKRIHKIIANTTE
- the acnB gene encoding bifunctional aconitate hydratase 2/2-methylisocitrate dehydratase, whose product is MLEQYRKHVEERATEGVVAKPLDAEQMAALVELIKNPPEGEEEFILNLLANRVPAGVDEAAYIKAGFLAAIAKGEVSSPILTAADATELLGTMLGGYNITPLIDLLDDPELGAIAVKGLSHTLLIFDAFHDVQEKADAGNDFAKQVIQSWADAQWFTSKPRVPEKMTVTVFKVTGETNTDDLSPAPDAWSRPDIPLHAKAMLKMPREGINNAELQIEVLHEKGFPVAYVGDVVGTGSSRKSATNSVLWYIGNDIPFIPNKRDGGVCIGNKIAPIFFNTMEDSGALPFECDVTSMSMGDVIDIYVYEGVIKRHDSDEVICTFALKTDVILDEVRAGGRIPLIIGRGLTDRARKALGLETSTVFLRPVDKKDSGKGYTLAQKIVGKACGVPGVRPHTYCEPRMTTVGSQDTTGPMTRDELKDLACLGFSADLVLQSFCHTAAYPKPVDVVMQHTLPDFIMNRGGVSLRPGDGIIHSWLNRMLLPDTVGTGGDSHTRFPIGISFPAGSGLVAFAAATGVIPLDMPESVLVRFKGEMQPGITLRDMVNAIPYAAIQRGLLTIDKKGKENVFSGRILEIEGLPNLKVEQAFELSDASAERSAGGCTIRLSEAPIREYLNSNIALLKWMITEGYGDVRTLERRIKSMEEWLANPVLLEPDADTEYFEIIEIDMSEIKEPLLACPNDPDDVKTLSAVAGTKIDEVFLGSCMTNVGHFRAAGKLLEKHDGELPTRLWVAPPTKMDQTQLTEEGYYSTFGKAGARMEMPGCSLCMGNQARVAENSTVVSTSTRNFPNRLGNGANVYLSSAELAAVCSILGKIPTFEEYMHYAEQISETAEDTYRYLNFNQMAAYQQKAEV
- a CDS encoding alpha/beta hydrolase, yielding MYSELSTIEIQPESAHKYSVIWLHGLGADGHDFEDVASQLSVNAAPNIHFIFPNAPIQPITINGGMHMRAWYDILEASLERKVDLAGIYQSEKLLTQLIDQEMAKGIPSEHILLAGFSQGGVIALHTGLNFPHKLAGVVTLSAYLPTLEKLKIELPTVNKSMPVFMAHGILDTVVAIESSKAVFNTLHALEYNIEWHDYVMAHSVCTEEIEHISIFINSIFS